In the Thermosinus carboxydivorans Nor1 genome, CCGCCGCTGCCCGGTCCGGGCAGCGTATTGGCTGGCGTCAGGGGCCAGCGTGGCCGTCCTGGTGGCCAGCCGGTGGTTACGGTTTGACGGGATCCAGCCCGACTGGTTCCGGTTTCTTATGTACGTGGCTTATGTCTGGATTATTGCGCAGTTATTGCTGCTACTCATTCTGATTATTTTTTTTCTCGCCGACTGGCTGGCCGGTAAGGTGAAGGCGGGAAGACGGGATAATGCTGCGGCGACAGCGCGAACCGGGGGCATTACGCGACGGGAATTTCTCCGCACGGCGGTGGCCGCGGCGCCACTACTAAGTCTGGCCGTTACCGCCCGCACCGTCTACGCTACCGATGCTACCGTTGCCGTTAACCGTTATCGCCTTGCTTTCGATGGCCTGCCGGACAGCCTTGCCGGTCTGAAAATTGCCCAAATCAGCGATACCCATATCGGGCCCTTTTTCTCCCTGGCTAAGTTTGAGCGGGTGTTGGCTATGGTAGAGACCGAGCGGCCCGACCTCTTGGCCGTTACCGGCGACCTTATTGATGATTTGGCTTTGCTGGACGGAGCGGTAAAGCTACTTACCGATTTTCAGCCCCGGCTGCCGCTGGGTATTTATTTTTGTTGGGGCAATCATGAGTATTTTCGCGATATTGGCCGTATCCGCCGGGCGCTCATGGACAGTCCTGTCACCATCCTTGAAAACAGGGCGGCAAAGGTGCTGGACGGTGAGCGGCCGCTGTATCTGGCCGGTGTCGACTACCCTTGGGCTAAAAGCGGCGCAGCCCAGGTTGAGCGGCGGCGCTTTCTCATCGAGAAGGCGCTAAGCCAGGTACCGCCGGCTGCGTTTACCATATTGCTGACTCACCACTCGGACTTTTTAGCCAATGCGTTTGCGGCCGAAGTGCCGCTAACCCTGGCCGGCCACACGCACGGGGGACAGGTAGTGGTATTTGGGCGGTCGCTATTACCGGTACAGTACACTTTTATGCGCGGTCTCTACCGTCAAGGCCGATCCTATGGCTATGTACATGCCGGCACCGGCCACTGGCTGCCTTTACGCGTTGGCTGTCCGGCGGAAATCAGCTTGTTTACGTTGGCGAGAGGAGCGATAACATGAGCAAGATTAAGATTAAAAAGAACCTTAGCGATCAGGATATGCTGGCCAACTGGCGCGAACCGGCCAGCTTCGAAACTGCTATCCATGACGAAAAACCGGCCGCCCAAACGGCTAGAGGAAAAGGCCGTGAGGGCGAGTCGTTTCACAGTTCGTTTTTGACCCCACAGCTGCAGGAAAAGGTAGGAAGGGCTCTGCTGGACTTGAAACTGGCGTTGTATAAGGAAGGTATCGTTGATTACGAGATTAAAGTGGTCCGTCAGGGACACCAGGTCATTCTTATGGCAGTACCCAAGGATGCTAAACTATCGCCCAAAAGCCGGTCATAAATCGGCGGACAAGAACAATGCTCAACTGTTAATAAGCACCGTCTTCGGCTGGTGCTTATTTTCTTGTTTATTTAAAAAGGAGATGCGGCGCCTATGTGGAAAGTATTAGGATACACCTTAAAATACACCAAGCAGGATTTTGACGGAGAAAGGATCGATGGCATGGGCAAGTGGCATCGCGATTTTTGCCGCGATATCTGGCAGTTAACCAAAGAATACTGGTGGTCGGAGGAAAAGTGGCAAGCGAGGGGACTGCTTGCCGTTAACCTTACCCTGACCTTAGGCCATGTGTATATTCTGGTGCTTATTAATGAATGGTACAACACCTTCTATAATGCGCTGCAAAATTATGACAAGGATGCGTTTTGGAAAGCGTTGGGCGAATTCTGCATCCTGGCGGCGATCTACATTATCATTGCGGTCTATGAACTTTACCTTCAGCAGATGCTGGAAATCCGCTGGCGCCGCTGGCTGACCTACCGTTATCTGGACAACTGGCTCCATAAACGCACTTACTATATTATGCAACTGTTAGACCCGGGTACCGACAACCCGGACCAGCGTATCAGCGAAGACTTGCGCCTTTTCACCGCCTATACCCTGCGCCTATCATTAGGCCTGCTCAAAGCGGTTGTTACCCTCGTATCCTTTGTTGCCATTTTGTGGCGGTTATCAGGCCCGCTACATATCCCCCTCGGATCTTGGCAGCTCACAATCCCCGGCTACCTGGTGTGGGCGGCCTTGGCTTATGCCATTGTTGGTACCTGGCTTACGGTAAAGATTGGCCGGCCGCTGGTCAATTTAAATTTTGACCAGCAGCGGTTTGAGGCGGACTTCCGTTTTAGTCTGGTGCGGCTGCGCGAACATGGCGAGAGTATTGCCTTTTATGGCGGTGAGCGGCAGGAACAGGCTAATTTTGTCCAGCGGTTCCGCCGCGTTTTTGAGAATTTCTGGCAGCTCATGCAGCGCCAGAAACAGTTAACATGGTTTACGTCCGGCTATTTTCAACTGGCCATTATCTTCCCCATCCTGGTTGCCTCGCCACGTTACTTTGCCGGGCAAATCCAGCTTGGCGGCCTGATGCAAATTTCGTCGGCCTTTGGCCGCGTCCAAGATTCTTTGTCCTGGATTATTGATCGTTTTTCGCAATTGGCCGAATGGCAGGCGGTTGTCAACCGTCTGGTTGGATTTATTAACAATATGGAGCGCATACGCCATATTTGTCAGAACGAAACGGGCGTGCGGATTCGGCCGAGTGAGAAAGCGGCTTTCACCGTCGACGGCCTGAATGTATGTCTTCCTGATGGGCGTCAACTTATTCAGCCGCTCACCTTGGAACTTCGGCGGGGTGATTCGCTGCTTGTTGTCGGGCCTTCCGGCTGCGGGAAAAGCACCCTGCTGCGCACCTTTGCCGGCTTATGGCCTTTTGGCCAGGGTGAGATCTACATTCCTCAGGGACACAGTGTATTATTCGTGCCGCAAAAAAGCTATCTTCCTATCGGTACCCTGCGGGAGGCGCTACTGTACCCCAAGAGT is a window encoding:
- a CDS encoding ABC transporter ATP-binding protein/permease, giving the protein MGKWHRDFCRDIWQLTKEYWWSEEKWQARGLLAVNLTLTLGHVYILVLINEWYNTFYNALQNYDKDAFWKALGEFCILAAIYIIIAVYELYLQQMLEIRWRRWLTYRYLDNWLHKRTYYIMQLLDPGTDNPDQRISEDLRLFTAYTLRLSLGLLKAVVTLVSFVAILWRLSGPLHIPLGSWQLTIPGYLVWAALAYAIVGTWLTVKIGRPLVNLNFDQQRFEADFRFSLVRLREHGESIAFYGGERQEQANFVQRFRRVFENFWQLMQRQKQLTWFTSGYFQLAIIFPILVASPRYFAGQIQLGGLMQISSAFGRVQDSLSWIIDRFSQLAEWQAVVNRLVGFINNMERIRHICQNETGVRIRPSEKAAFTVDGLNVCLPDGRQLIQPLTLELRRGDSLLVVGPSGCGKSTLLRTFAGLWPFGQGEIYIPQGHSVLFVPQKSYLPIGTLREALLYPKSPGSVSDAAIREAMDLCQLQGFKDQLDRVEDWSHILSLGEQQRIAFVRVLLQKPDWLFLDEATSALDEPTERALYKLLRERLPQTTIVSVGHRNTLSGHHRKKLAIDGSGNWSMLNL
- a CDS encoding metallophosphoesterase, which encodes MPGISWFSFIFLFLIPFLLCWSTVRLLARLHPIYRRCPVRAAYWLASGASVAVLVASRWLRFDGIQPDWFRFLMYVAYVWIIAQLLLLLILIIFFLADWLAGKVKAGRRDNAAATARTGGITRREFLRTAVAAAPLLSLAVTARTVYATDATVAVNRYRLAFDGLPDSLAGLKIAQISDTHIGPFFSLAKFERVLAMVETERPDLLAVTGDLIDDLALLDGAVKLLTDFQPRLPLGIYFCWGNHEYFRDIGRIRRALMDSPVTILENRAAKVLDGERPLYLAGVDYPWAKSGAAQVERRRFLIEKALSQVPPAAFTILLTHHSDFLANAFAAEVPLTLAGHTHGGQVVVFGRSLLPVQYTFMRGLYRQGRSYGYVHAGTGHWLPLRVGCPAEISLFTLARGAIT